A region from the Gammaproteobacteria bacterium genome encodes:
- a CDS encoding cupin domain-containing protein, with protein MKTLSVRVEKPWGYELIWAHTGRYVGKILHVNAGEALSLQYHREKDETLYMLTGSMRLWLGPARDDLEERMMREGDAVRILPGTVHRMEAVTDVDILEASTPELDDVVRLADRYGRAGSSGRRG; from the coding sequence ATGAAGACACTTTCGGTCCGGGTCGAAAAGCCCTGGGGCTACGAACTCATCTGGGCGCACACCGGACGCTACGTGGGCAAGATCCTGCATGTGAACGCGGGCGAAGCGCTTTCGCTGCAGTACCATCGTGAGAAGGATGAGACCCTGTACATGCTGACCGGGTCGATGCGGCTGTGGCTGGGTCCCGCGCGGGATGACCTGGAGGAGCGGATGATGAGGGAGGGGGATGCGGTGCGCATCCTTCCCGGAACCGTGCACCGCATGGAGGCGGTGACGGACGTGGACATCCTGGAGGCGTCGACGCCCGAACTGGACGACGTGGTCCGGCTCGCGGATCGCTATGGGCGCGCGGGGAGTTCCGGGCGACGGGGATGA
- the aroB gene encoding 3-dehydroquinate synthase, whose protein sequence is MSSRASAAHAVPVSTRGGRGYPVLVSRGLRHAMPELLAEYAPAHRYAVIADSNVARLHGDALLDGLAAGGARGELFTFPAGEENKIRRSWSRLSDELLAAGFGRDGCVVALGGGVTGDLAGFVAATLLRGIPVVQVPTSLIAMVDASVGGKTGVDTRAGKNLIGAFHPPRLVVADPDYLGTLPAAERAQGLAEAVKHGAILDEDYFEEVGRSAAGVLAGDGAAMEAVVRRSVELKARVVSADEREGGLRQLLNFGHTLGHALEAESGYTLPHGSAVSLGMILEARAGGRIGRTAPGTADRLREALDACGLPTVLPQGTDAAAVLARTRTDKKMRAGSVAYVLLDRIGRVDGTGGWTHAVPDEVVLAVLGEAE, encoded by the coding sequence ATGAGTTCGCGCGCGTCGGCGGCGCACGCCGTGCCGGTGAGCACGAGGGGGGGACGAGGGTATCCCGTGCTCGTGTCCCGCGGCCTGCGCCATGCGATGCCGGAGCTGCTCGCCGAATACGCGCCCGCCCACCGCTATGCCGTGATCGCCGACTCCAACGTCGCCCGGCTGCACGGCGACGCTCTGCTGGACGGCCTGGCCGCGGGCGGCGCGCGGGGGGAGCTGTTCACCTTTCCCGCCGGGGAGGAGAACAAGATCCGCCGGAGCTGGTCGCGCCTCTCCGACGAGCTGCTGGCGGCCGGATTCGGACGCGACGGCTGCGTGGTCGCGCTCGGGGGCGGGGTGACCGGCGACCTCGCCGGCTTCGTGGCCGCGACCCTGCTGCGGGGCATCCCGGTGGTGCAGGTGCCGACCAGCCTGATCGCCATGGTGGACGCCTCGGTGGGGGGGAAGACGGGGGTGGACACCCGGGCCGGCAAGAACCTGATCGGAGCCTTCCACCCGCCCCGGCTGGTGGTTGCCGATCCCGACTACCTCGGCACGCTGCCTGCGGCGGAGCGCGCCCAGGGGCTCGCCGAGGCGGTCAAGCACGGGGCGATCCTGGACGAGGACTACTTCGAGGAGGTCGGGCGCTCCGCCGCGGGGGTGCTGGCTGGAGACGGCGCCGCCATGGAAGCGGTGGTGCGCCGGTCGGTGGAACTGAAGGCCCGCGTCGTCAGCGCCGACGAACGGGAAGGGGGGCTCAGGCAACTGCTCAACTTCGGGCACACCCTCGGGCACGCGCTCGAGGCGGAATCGGGCTACACCCTTCCGCACGGTTCGGCCGTCTCGCTCGGCATGATTCTGGAGGCGCGGGCGGGCGGGCGCATCGGGCGAACCGCGCCGGGTACCGCCGACCGGCTGCGCGAGGCGCTCGACGCCTGCGGCCTCCCCACGGTCCTTCCTCAGGGCACCGATGCCGCCGCCGTGCTGGCGCGCACGCGCACCGACAAGAAGATGCGCGCGGGGTCCGTCGCTTACGTCCTCCTGGACCGCATCGGACGAGTGGACGGGACTGGCGGATGGACGCACGCCGTGCCCGACGAAGTCGTGCTGGCCGTACTTGGCGAGGCGGAATGA